One segment of Tamlana crocina DNA contains the following:
- a CDS encoding cellulase family glycosylhydrolase, with amino-acid sequence MILKKQVIKFVIIAFILPLALKAQIKHGLRDGQGRHIIPRGFVVNTNDHKGEVFFNSDDYARMVRMGANYQVIRLELGKLSEFPGGKLEPNYLKKLDTLVALGRNHGIKTVFKMTVYGIKKFVWEEFWLNKNNEYDTYIDAWKVIWKRYANNNAVVGYDVVNEPRKLTMDISYNKLTEKYLIPLYQKIIDESQKIDANKKILIQSIFMNKGEAIDNNQYAEITAPIKRENVIFAPHIYQDNIDLVKPVMDRFDKESDLLNAPILIGEWGFPTFAKTDTLISGRLGQLKYRELYIKTAEVFDQMGVGSIKAWFLGNRSMQNFLPGGPSTWAIFSDSTDAGTVERKYITDVIARPYPQVIAGTIENFMFNHATRTLNLNVETDNSKGASTIFVGANRHYPDGFSVIVNDDLVLYYNPLKNVGLETYKCPENASPTDFIWDVHTQKLTVLKWPQDKANLQVKIVPGIRNFE; translated from the coding sequence ATGATCCTAAAAAAACAAGTTATAAAGTTTGTAATTATAGCCTTTATCTTGCCGTTGGCCTTAAAAGCCCAGATTAAGCATGGTTTAAGGGATGGGCAAGGTAGGCATATAATACCTAGGGGCTTCGTGGTTAATACTAACGACCATAAAGGTGAAGTGTTTTTTAATAGCGACGACTATGCCCGTATGGTTAGAATGGGGGCGAACTATCAAGTTATACGTTTAGAACTTGGTAAACTCAGTGAATTTCCAGGAGGAAAGCTAGAGCCCAATTATTTAAAAAAACTAGATACCCTTGTTGCTTTAGGGAGAAATCATGGTATAAAAACTGTTTTCAAAATGACGGTTTATGGTATCAAAAAATTTGTATGGGAGGAGTTTTGGTTGAATAAAAATAACGAGTATGATACCTATATTGATGCTTGGAAAGTCATTTGGAAGCGCTATGCAAATAATAATGCTGTGGTAGGATATGATGTGGTGAACGAACCGCGAAAACTTACTATGGATATTTCATATAATAAACTCACCGAAAAATACCTGATTCCGTTGTATCAAAAAATTATTGATGAAAGCCAAAAGATTGATGCGAATAAAAAAATACTCATCCAATCTATATTTATGAATAAAGGCGAAGCCATTGATAATAACCAGTATGCCGAAATTACTGCTCCTATAAAACGTGAAAATGTGATTTTTGCTCCCCATATATATCAAGATAACATAGATTTAGTAAAACCTGTAATGGATCGGTTCGATAAAGAGTCTGATTTGTTAAATGCTCCAATACTTATAGGCGAATGGGGCTTTCCTACATTTGCAAAAACAGATACTTTAATTAGTGGTAGGTTGGGGCAATTAAAATACAGAGAACTCTACATTAAAACGGCAGAGGTTTTCGACCAAATGGGTGTAGGGTCAATAAAGGCATGGTTTTTGGGAAATCGAAGTATGCAAAACTTCCTCCCGGGCGGTCCTTCTACTTGGGCTATTTTTAGTGATAGTACTGATGCTGGAACGGTAGAACGTAAGTATATAACCGATGTTATTGCTAGACCATACCCGCAGGTTATAGCCGGAACGATAGAAAATTTTATGTTCAATCATGCCACTCGAACACTAAACTTGAATGTTGAAACCGATAATAGCAAAGGAGCGTCTACTATTTTCGTGGGAGCCAACAGGCATTATCCGGATGGTTTTTCGGTTATTGTAAACGATGATTTGGTGTTGTACTATAACCCATTGAAAAATGTAGGTTTAGAAACCTATAAATGTCCTGAAAACGCAAGTCCAACAGATTTTATTTGGGATGTTCATACCCAAAAATTAACAGTTCTAAAGTGGCCTCAGGATAAGGCCAACTTACAAGTAAAAATAGTTCCTGGAATTCGAAATTTTGAATAA
- a CDS encoding RagB/SusD family nutrient uptake outer membrane protein, which produces MKTKNIFLYIFMIISCFSCEKFLEEDPRAIILSDTFLASKSEVEAFRTGYYAILKNNSIYGQVGLDVFYDNGADIIEPNRQAGFFEPMGNYSLTEASADVSTQKMSVSDTWKDLYRVIKNVNILINRVSVNEVISEEDKTDFIADARFVRALCYWHITNLWGDAPYYTEELALEEAVVLGRTDEAIIIEGILDDLEFAQANLKDEYTGDAAGRASKWAAALIEAKILMQQQKWQEGLDKCLEIINQSPHALLPTYAEVFDPNNEYNAEIIWSLDFAKDIIGQFELGVQDADGNLPNFARDSNGNWRPSMFNPRLRDEPKNAEDLEPLKAALAANGESFNGTGLQIASKDFAEKFPMNDLRRPLNVNDMYEGIQLNHTYMPKFMNLNLATSPRFNHSDNRLVFRMADVHLMAAECENERPGGNPNDAFEYIRQIRERAYATVPEAEAILGLSQQQFREAIYDERKWELAGEAWRRYDLIRWGILFDVVENLEYRFWDPANNIQPWHVKLPIPLQEIINNPALLESDPTNNGYR; this is translated from the coding sequence ATGAAAACAAAGAATATATTTTTATACATCTTCATGATTATCTCATGTTTTTCATGTGAGAAGTTTTTAGAAGAAGACCCGAGAGCCATTATCTTATCAGATACATTTTTAGCATCTAAAAGTGAGGTTGAGGCATTTAGAACAGGATATTATGCTATTTTAAAGAATAATTCTATTTACGGACAAGTTGGATTAGATGTATTTTATGATAACGGAGCCGATATTATAGAGCCTAATAGACAAGCTGGTTTCTTTGAACCAATGGGAAACTATTCCCTTACCGAAGCATCAGCAGATGTATCCACTCAAAAAATGAGTGTATCTGACACTTGGAAAGATTTATATAGAGTAATAAAAAATGTAAATATTTTAATTAATAGAGTTTCTGTTAATGAGGTGATTTCAGAAGAAGATAAAACAGATTTTATTGCAGATGCTAGATTTGTTAGAGCATTATGTTATTGGCATATTACTAACCTTTGGGGTGATGCACCATATTATACTGAAGAACTTGCACTTGAAGAAGCTGTTGTCTTAGGAAGAACAGATGAAGCAATAATAATAGAAGGTATCTTAGATGATTTAGAATTTGCACAAGCAAATCTAAAAGATGAATATACTGGTGATGCTGCTGGAAGAGCTTCAAAGTGGGCCGCTGCATTAATTGAGGCAAAAATTCTTATGCAGCAGCAAAAATGGCAAGAAGGTCTGGATAAATGTCTAGAGATTATTAATCAATCGCCACATGCATTACTACCAACTTATGCTGAGGTTTTTGACCCAAATAATGAATATAATGCAGAAATTATTTGGTCGTTAGATTTTGCCAAAGACATTATAGGCCAGTTCGAACTTGGTGTTCAAGATGCTGATGGGAACTTACCTAATTTTGCAAGAGATTCCAATGGAAACTGGAGACCAAGTATGTTTAATCCGCGTTTAAGGGATGAACCTAAAAATGCTGAAGATTTAGAACCTTTGAAGGCTGCTTTAGCTGCTAATGGAGAGTCGTTTAATGGTACTGGTTTACAAATAGCATCAAAAGATTTTGCTGAAAAGTTTCCTATGAATGATTTAAGAAGGCCTCTAAATGTTAATGATATGTATGAAGGTATTCAACTAAATCATACCTATATGCCAAAGTTTATGAATTTGAACTTGGCAACGTCACCACGTTTCAACCATTCTGACAACCGATTAGTATTCCGTATGGCTGATGTGCATTTGATGGCTGCTGAATGTGAGAATGAGCGTCCTGGTGGTAATCCAAATGATGCTTTCGAGTATATTAGGCAAATTAGAGAACGTGCTTATGCTACCGTTCCAGAAGCTGAAGCAATTTTAGGCTTAAGTCAGCAACAATTTAGAGAAGCAATCTATGACGAGCGTAAATGGGAATTAGCTGGTGAGGCTTGGAGAAGATATGATTTAATTCGATGGGGTATTTTGTTTGATGTAGTGGAAAATTTAGAATATCGTTTCTGGGACCCAGCAAACAATATTCAACCTTGGCATGTTAAATTGCCAATTCCATTGCAAGAAATTATAAATAATCCAGCATTATTGGAATCGGATCCAACCAATAACGGATATAGATAA
- a CDS encoding TonB-dependent receptor, with amino-acid sequence MNLKTKLEPLSGYMKTWMCAVLIMSCIAMAKAQTVSGTVVADGQPLPGAAVIIKGTSKGTTTDFDGNFTIEAGPQAVLSISYVGYSTKEVTVGNQTQINVTLVEDNKLDEVVVIGYGTQRKSDLTGSVSSVSSEDLTAVPVSRVDQALQGRASGVQVTQVNGAPGAGTVIRVRGGNSITGSNEPLWVIDGIVVGTNFNLNNINSNDIKSIEILKDASSIAIYGSRGANGVVLVTTKNGKGAGAGKPEVSVNLYTSLQSVPELPDMLSQREQIEYTNESARFRGVTEPFPNDPSTYPDNDWFDLLMRTAPIHSADVSISGATDNVNYYNSLSYFNQEGIIRSSGIEKFIFRSNLDYKLSEKIKAGFRVNYSRIKQDNGVVGFGDAFGTLPSQPIFNDDGSYNGFNEVVGAPFNNPLAAIDLNTNETYSNNLLATVYLEYSPIENLIIRSTFSPEINNSKQNRFFSSQSPSNLAIDVLNGGFASVETIATNGWNNENTIQYQFDVNEDHSITTLAGASFQKVETETTFAEALGIYSDATGFNNLGFSNPARSLVSSDFSGFQIASFFGRINYAFKDKYLLTLVGRTDGSSRFAPGNKYEFYPSIAGAWKISEESFMQNQNVFQDLKLRASWGKSGNQAIEEYRTLSALTEANTTFGGSEIPGITIGRPANPNLKWETTSSFDIALEASLFGGKVFTELNYYYKKTEDLLLDVTIPRQSGFSSQLQNIGSLENKGWELLINSTNINKGDFTWGSTVTLSANRNKILDLGDVDFIDVTVDEILGSGNTRLIVGQPVPVYTGVRYLGTWKSQEEIDASGFLDNAIVGGARFEDISGPNGVPDGRISQDDYVVLGDPTPDLIFGFENNFSYKNWDLSFYFQGTTGNEVFNLTMRNNYFNRGETTKYADLADRWIEGVNETSDIPRAGQDTVTGTPPNSEYVEDGSHIRLKTLRLAYNVPVKDWGLDGIKNASIYFSGNNLLLFSDFRLIDPEASRFGRDGIGNIAQGYHNGSYPNPRVITLGLNVTF; translated from the coding sequence ATGAATTTAAAAACTAAACTAGAACCACTTTCAGGTTACATGAAAACTTGGATGTGTGCGGTTTTGATTATGTCGTGTATAGCCATGGCAAAAGCTCAAACCGTATCGGGCACAGTTGTTGCTGATGGGCAGCCATTGCCGGGAGCAGCTGTAATTATTAAAGGAACATCTAAGGGTACAACAACCGATTTTGACGGTAACTTTACCATTGAAGCAGGGCCTCAGGCTGTGTTGTCCATTTCCTATGTAGGGTATTCTACTAAAGAGGTTACCGTGGGCAACCAAACACAAATTAACGTTACCTTAGTTGAAGACAATAAACTTGATGAAGTAGTTGTAATTGGATACGGTACGCAACGAAAATCAGATTTAACAGGGTCGGTGTCTTCAGTGAGTTCAGAAGATTTAACCGCTGTGCCAGTTTCTAGGGTGGATCAAGCCTTACAGGGTAGGGCCTCTGGGGTGCAGGTGACTCAAGTAAACGGTGCTCCAGGTGCTGGGACAGTTATAAGGGTAAGAGGGGGAAACTCCATAACAGGTAGTAATGAGCCGCTATGGGTTATAGATGGTATTGTAGTTGGTACTAACTTTAACTTAAACAACATTAATAGTAATGATATCAAATCTATTGAAATCTTAAAGGATGCTTCTTCTATTGCCATCTATGGATCTAGAGGAGCAAATGGTGTGGTGTTGGTAACTACTAAAAATGGTAAAGGTGCAGGAGCAGGTAAGCCAGAAGTAAGTGTAAATCTTTACACAAGTTTACAAAGCGTTCCAGAATTACCAGATATGCTTTCTCAGAGGGAGCAAATAGAGTATACTAACGAAAGTGCTAGATTTAGAGGGGTAACAGAACCGTTTCCAAACGATCCATCAACTTACCCAGATAATGATTGGTTTGATCTTTTAATGCGTACTGCACCAATACATAGTGCAGATGTTTCTATTTCAGGAGCAACAGATAACGTAAACTACTATAATTCTTTGAGTTATTTTAATCAAGAAGGTATCATAAGAAGCTCTGGTATTGAAAAATTTATTTTTAGGTCTAATTTAGACTATAAATTAAGTGAAAAAATAAAGGCAGGTTTTAGAGTGAATTATTCTAGAATTAAGCAAGATAATGGTGTTGTTGGTTTTGGAGATGCTTTTGGTACACTTCCCTCACAGCCTATATTTAATGATGATGGATCTTATAATGGATTTAATGAAGTTGTTGGAGCTCCATTTAATAACCCTTTAGCTGCTATAGATTTGAATACAAATGAGACGTATAGCAATAATTTGTTAGCAACAGTATACTTAGAGTATAGCCCAATAGAGAATTTAATTATTCGTTCAACTTTTAGTCCAGAAATCAACAATTCTAAGCAAAATAGATTTTTTTCCAGTCAATCACCAAGTAATCTTGCAATAGATGTACTTAATGGAGGTTTTGCAAGTGTAGAAACAATAGCTACTAATGGTTGGAATAATGAAAATACAATCCAGTACCAATTCGATGTAAATGAAGATCATAGTATAACAACACTTGCTGGAGCTTCTTTTCAAAAAGTAGAGACAGAAACAACTTTTGCAGAAGCCTTAGGTATTTATAGTGATGCTACTGGTTTTAATAATTTAGGGTTTTCTAATCCTGCTAGGTCTCTAGTTTCTAGTGATTTTAGTGGATTCCAAATTGCCTCTTTTTTCGGAAGGATAAACTACGCTTTTAAAGATAAATACCTATTAACTTTAGTAGGTAGAACAGATGGTAGTTCTCGTTTTGCTCCAGGAAATAAATATGAGTTTTATCCTTCTATAGCAGGTGCTTGGAAAATTTCAGAAGAGTCTTTTATGCAAAATCAAAATGTGTTTCAAGATTTGAAATTAAGAGCAAGTTGGGGTAAATCTGGTAATCAGGCCATTGAAGAGTATAGAACATTAAGTGCCTTAACAGAGGCTAATACAACTTTTGGAGGATCTGAAATACCAGGAATAACAATTGGTAGACCTGCCAACCCTAATTTAAAATGGGAAACCACAAGTTCTTTTGATATTGCTTTAGAAGCTTCACTTTTTGGAGGGAAAGTATTTACAGAGCTAAATTATTATTATAAGAAAACAGAAGATTTGTTATTAGATGTAACAATTCCTAGACAATCAGGTTTCTCAAGTCAATTACAAAATATTGGATCTTTGGAGAATAAAGGTTGGGAGTTATTGATAAATTCAACTAACATAAATAAAGGAGACTTTACTTGGGGGTCTACAGTAACATTATCTGCTAACAGAAACAAAATATTAGATTTAGGAGATGTAGATTTTATCGATGTTACCGTTGATGAGATTTTAGGTTCTGGTAATACACGTTTAATCGTTGGTCAACCTGTTCCAGTATATACAGGTGTTAGATATTTAGGAACTTGGAAAAGCCAAGAAGAAATTGATGCATCAGGTTTTCTTGATAACGCCATTGTGGGAGGTGCAAGATTTGAAGATATAAGTGGACCAAATGGAGTACCAGACGGTAGAATTTCACAAGATGATTATGTGGTGCTAGGAGATCCAACTCCAGACTTAATATTTGGATTTGAAAACAATTTTTCTTACAAAAATTGGGATTTATCATTTTACTTTCAAGGAACTACAGGAAATGAAGTATTCAATTTAACCATGCGTAATAATTATTTTAACCGAGGCGAAACCACTAAATATGCTGATTTAGCTGACCGCTGGATAGAAGGTGTTAATGAAACATCTGATATTCCAAGAGCTGGACAAGATACTGTAACAGGTACACCTCCAAACTCTGAATACGTGGAAGATGGTTCGCACATACGTCTTAAAACATTAAGGTTAGCTTACAATGTACCGGTTAAAGATTGGGGATTAGATGGGATTAAGAATGCCTCTATTTATTTTTCAGGAAATAATTTATTATTATTCTCTGATTTTAGATTGATTGATCCCGAAGCCAGTAGGTTTGGGAGAGATGGAATTGGTAATATAGCCCAAGGGTATCATAATGGTTCATATCCAAACCCACGTGTTATAACACTTGGCCTTAACGTAACATTTTAA
- a CDS encoding sulfatase: protein MKSLKKSLYGFIALAFLACKNKPSDATSSQKKPNILFILVDDLGYHDLGVTGSEFYETPNVDKLANEGVIFTNGYAASRVCSPSRASIMTGKFTARHGITDWIGAKTGEDWHSRQRHDKLLPADYVHELPHKDITIAEAFRSNGYKTFFAGKWHLGGQGSLPEDHGFDINIAGIDAGSPRGGFFSPWNNPRLKNKHKGENLTMRLAEETAHFISKHKDSAFFAFLSFYAVHAPIQTTEDKWRKYRDKADSLGIAKKGYDMERVLPIRTVQDNPVYGGLVETMDDAVGVVLKALKDNGIDDNTIVVFTSDNGGVASGDNYATSNLPLRGGKGYQWEGGIKEPFFIKAPGLKNSIKTTEEPVVSTDLYPTLLDLANLPLRKEQHLDGVSLKPLLEGKSMDMDRPLYWHYPHYGNQGGEPASIIQKDGWKLIHYWEDGHQELYQLPSAEHDSLNLVNVYPDKAKILSKQLMEWLQSVGAKYPIKDSEFNPVKAQQRYLNTVNKKWPSLEQQRLEVLGENFVPNETWWKSKVLIKD, encoded by the coding sequence ATGAAAAGCTTAAAGAAATCATTATATGGTTTTATAGCCTTGGCTTTCTTGGCTTGTAAAAACAAACCCTCGGATGCAACTTCCTCTCAAAAAAAACCTAATATATTATTCATTTTGGTAGATGATTTAGGCTACCATGATTTGGGAGTAACGGGAAGTGAATTTTACGAAACCCCCAATGTAGATAAGTTGGCCAACGAGGGTGTCATATTTACCAATGGCTATGCAGCAAGCAGGGTTTGCAGTCCTTCAAGAGCAAGTATCATGACCGGTAAATTCACAGCACGGCATGGCATAACAGATTGGATAGGAGCCAAAACAGGAGAAGACTGGCACAGCCGACAAAGGCACGATAAGTTATTGCCAGCTGATTATGTACATGAGCTACCTCACAAAGACATAACCATAGCCGAAGCGTTCAGGTCGAACGGCTACAAAACGTTTTTTGCAGGAAAATGGCATTTGGGCGGCCAAGGTTCTTTACCTGAAGACCATGGGTTCGATATCAATATAGCAGGGATTGATGCAGGAAGTCCAAGAGGTGGTTTTTTTTCACCATGGAACAATCCTAGGCTAAAAAATAAGCATAAGGGAGAAAACTTAACAATGCGATTGGCAGAGGAAACAGCCCATTTTATTTCCAAACATAAAGATTCTGCATTTTTCGCTTTTCTTTCGTTTTATGCCGTACATGCGCCCATACAAACTACTGAGGATAAATGGCGAAAATACCGTGATAAGGCCGATAGTTTAGGAATAGCCAAAAAGGGTTACGACATGGAGCGTGTATTGCCAATAAGAACAGTTCAGGATAACCCTGTTTATGGTGGTTTGGTTGAAACTATGGACGACGCAGTTGGGGTGGTTTTAAAGGCTTTAAAAGACAACGGTATAGATGATAACACTATTGTCGTTTTTACTTCCGACAATGGGGGGGTGGCTTCTGGTGATAATTACGCAACAAGTAACCTGCCCTTAAGAGGCGGAAAAGGTTACCAATGGGAAGGAGGCATTAAAGAGCCGTTTTTTATAAAAGCACCGGGATTAAAGAATAGTATAAAAACAACAGAAGAGCCTGTGGTAAGTACCGATTTATATCCTACACTGTTAGATTTGGCTAATTTGCCTTTAAGAAAAGAGCAGCATTTAGATGGGGTAAGTTTAAAACCGTTGCTTGAAGGAAAAAGTATGGATATGGATAGACCATTATATTGGCACTATCCACATTATGGCAATCAAGGAGGAGAGCCTGCTTCAATAATACAAAAAGACGGTTGGAAACTTATACACTACTGGGAGGATGGGCATCAAGAACTATATCAATTGCCTTCAGCAGAGCATGATAGCTTAAATTTGGTTAACGTGTACCCCGACAAAGCCAAAATTCTCAGTAAACAGCTTATGGAATGGCTGCAGAGTGTAGGGGCCAAATACCCTATTAAGGATTCAGAGTTTAATCCAGTCAAAGCCCAACAGCGCTATTTAAACACAGTTAATAAGAAGTGGCCTTCGTTGGAACAACAGCGTTTAGAAGTGTTGGGTGAAAACTTCGTGCCAAATGAAACTTGGTGGAAAAGTAAAGTGCTTATCAAAGATTGA
- a CDS encoding alpha-L-rhamnosidase, which yields MRLIKFSFKLFVCLLFVACKQEPQLVESILKFESLTCNSKTNPSTIESEQPLFSWVVNAEGYNKSQTAYHILVASSEDKLNENEADIWDSSKIESDKSSFVKFQGNSLEPLKTYYWQVKIWDENGNASKWSDVQTFQMGLKSKANWGEAKWITLNKDTRTSPYRFRDYKTGSMEEAQAVEGFAASYFRKELEFDKTIKNAQAYICGLGYYELYLNGKKVGDHVLDPAPSNYDKQAYYVHYDITETLQSGKNAFGIILGNGFYGQNISWKRDPESERDLAYGPPTVKLLVKVAYEDGTETDFYTDGSWKESTGPIVFNNIYGGDTYDARYEINGWNTLGYNDSEWGNAKEASPKITNISAQQIPPIKKLKEFHPQRVFKGTDGEWIVDFGQNIAGWVKLNVKEKEGQFIEIITTEALLTNGNDIYQGSTGGGANGMPQIYEYICKGDGLESWEPKFSYHGFRYAKIKGVSRKPDADMIKAVLVATDIQETGSFECSDELFNNMHSISKWTIVDNIHGIPEDCPHREKCGWLGDAHAFCEYALYNYDMYDFYKKYMEDIRTQMRPTKGYNNPEIKYQVPTMIAPGKRTSTYAKIDWGVATMYLPWYNYKFYGDDAIVKEYYPEMKELTNFYLDFKGENGIMQDGMGDWCPPRWDRRKNPSAMECDPIISANAYFYDVLGIMERFAKMNEDADFEAKMKQEKEALKEAFNREFLVEVSGTKHKWYQSQTAMVQALQFGMVPDDEIEAVVNGLAYDIVEVKGGHHSTGIHGNRYIYTVLSKYGKADLAYNILTTPDFPSQTYVMNSGFTTWPERQFEWEKMEGPSNSLNHPMHSGFAAYFFESLGGIKSAENEVGYKQIIVDPEFPSAITHTKVSVPSPYGAIKNDWSINEGILTMNLEVPFNTKAKLVLSQNELETLKVNGKSFDDFQKEGRSEIVGTTNVLLGSGDYNIEYKKL from the coding sequence ATGAGATTAATTAAATTTTCGTTTAAACTTTTTGTATGCCTTTTGTTTGTAGCATGTAAGCAAGAACCACAATTGGTAGAATCGATTTTAAAATTTGAATCGCTAACATGTAATTCAAAAACAAACCCTTCAACCATTGAAAGTGAGCAGCCGTTGTTTTCATGGGTGGTTAATGCCGAAGGGTATAACAAATCGCAGACGGCTTATCATATTTTGGTAGCATCTTCTGAAGATAAGCTAAACGAAAATGAGGCTGATATTTGGGACTCCTCAAAGATTGAAAGTGATAAATCCTCCTTTGTTAAATTTCAAGGAAATTCCTTAGAGCCATTAAAAACCTATTATTGGCAGGTTAAGATTTGGGACGAAAATGGAAACGCTTCCAAATGGTCCGATGTCCAAACTTTTCAAATGGGATTAAAGAGCAAAGCCAATTGGGGCGAGGCCAAATGGATAACCCTAAACAAAGATACCCGAACCTCACCTTATCGCTTTAGGGATTACAAAACCGGAAGTATGGAAGAAGCCCAAGCGGTAGAAGGCTTTGCGGCAAGTTATTTTAGAAAGGAATTAGAATTCGATAAAACCATAAAAAATGCACAAGCTTACATTTGCGGATTAGGCTATTATGAACTGTACTTAAACGGAAAAAAAGTGGGCGACCACGTGTTGGATCCCGCGCCATCAAATTACGATAAGCAGGCTTATTATGTGCATTACGATATCACAGAAACCCTTCAATCTGGAAAAAATGCCTTCGGAATAATTTTGGGCAATGGCTTTTACGGACAAAATATTTCATGGAAACGCGACCCAGAGTCTGAAAGGGATTTGGCCTATGGACCGCCTACGGTGAAATTGCTGGTTAAGGTAGCATATGAAGATGGCACTGAAACCGATTTTTATACCGATGGTTCTTGGAAAGAATCCACTGGTCCCATTGTGTTTAACAATATATACGGAGGCGATACTTACGATGCCCGATACGAAATTAATGGTTGGAATACTTTAGGCTATAACGATAGCGAATGGGGCAATGCGAAAGAAGCTTCTCCAAAAATTACGAACATTAGCGCACAGCAAATTCCGCCAATTAAAAAACTGAAAGAATTTCATCCTCAAAGAGTTTTTAAAGGTACTGATGGCGAATGGATTGTAGATTTTGGTCAAAATATAGCGGGTTGGGTTAAGTTAAATGTAAAAGAAAAAGAAGGTCAGTTTATTGAAATTATAACTACCGAGGCCTTGCTTACCAACGGAAATGATATTTATCAAGGTTCTACTGGAGGCGGTGCCAACGGTATGCCACAAATTTATGAGTACATCTGTAAAGGAGATGGTTTGGAATCTTGGGAACCCAAGTTTAGTTACCACGGGTTTCGTTATGCCAAAATAAAAGGGGTGTCTAGAAAACCTGATGCCGACATGATTAAAGCTGTTTTGGTGGCTACCGATATTCAGGAAACAGGTAGTTTTGAATGTTCTGATGAATTGTTCAATAACATGCATAGCATTAGCAAATGGACAATTGTTGATAATATTCACGGTATTCCAGAAGATTGTCCGCATCGCGAAAAATGCGGTTGGTTGGGCGATGCTCATGCGTTTTGCGAATACGCCTTGTACAATTACGATATGTACGATTTCTATAAGAAATATATGGAAGATATCCGCACCCAAATGCGACCTACAAAAGGCTACAATAATCCAGAAATAAAATATCAGGTGCCTACTATGATTGCGCCTGGAAAACGCACGTCTACCTATGCGAAAATTGACTGGGGAGTGGCCACCATGTATTTACCATGGTACAATTACAAGTTTTATGGCGATGATGCCATTGTAAAAGAGTATTACCCAGAAATGAAAGAATTGACCAATTTTTACCTCGATTTTAAAGGCGAAAATGGCATTATGCAAGATGGTATGGGCGATTGGTGTCCGCCACGCTGGGATCGAAGAAAAAATCCAAGTGCGATGGAATGCGACCCTATTATTTCTGCCAATGCTTATTTTTACGATGTGTTGGGTATTATGGAGCGCTTTGCAAAAATGAACGAAGATGCTGATTTTGAAGCAAAAATGAAACAAGAAAAAGAGGCTTTAAAAGAAGCGTTTAACAGAGAATTTTTGGTTGAAGTTTCAGGTACAAAACACAAATGGTATCAAAGCCAAACCGCTATGGTACAAGCCTTGCAATTCGGTATGGTTCCAGATGATGAAATTGAAGCTGTGGTTAATGGCTTGGCTTACGATATTGTTGAGGTTAAGGGAGGTCATCATTCAACGGGTATTCATGGTAACCGATACATTTACACGGTATTGTCTAAATACGGAAAGGCAGATTTAGCATACAATATTTTAACCACTCCAGATTTTCCTAGCCAAACGTATGTGATGAATTCTGGCTTCACTACATGGCCAGAACGTCAGTTTGAATGGGAAAAGATGGAAGGCCCTAGCAATTCATTGAACCACCCGATGCACAGTGGTTTTGCTGCTTACTTTTTTGAGTCTTTAGGCGGAATAAAATCTGCTGAAAATGAGGTGGGCTATAAGCAGATTATTGTTGACCCTGAGTTTCCTTCTGCAATTACCCACACAAAAGTGAGTGTGCCTTCGCCTTATGGAGCTATTAAAAACGACTGGTCAATAAATGAAGGTATATTAACCATGAACCTTGAAGTGCCCTTTAATACTAAAGCTAAACTCGTTTTAAGTCAGAATGAATTGGAAACCCTTAAAGTCAATGGAAAATCTTTTGACGATTTTCAAAAAGAAGGTCGTTCTGAAATTGTAGGGACTACAAATGTACTTTTGGGCTCAGGAGATTATAATATTGAATATAAAAAGTTATAA